TATCTCCCGGAATCCTGTTGCCCATTTTCTTGAACCTGGACAGTCAGAATTAGCCCGCCCGGTAATTGATTCAGGCCCTCTTGATCTTAATCATTAACTATGTGCCTGATTGAACAAATCTAATTCCAAACAGTCCTTTTTTTAAAAACAGGTTGCCTTTTTTTGAGAATAAGGATAATCGGGACTCTATTTCTGTAAAGGGAAAGCAGAGTTTGCTGGTTGTGGCGCGTTCATTTTGGAACAAACTCCAGGACCATGCATAGCGCAGGGCCCGACATCGGAAGGGTGTTTCGCCAGTCCGCGGGTATTTTTGTTTTTTTCTGCAAATAATGGTTGCAAGTCTTAAAAGTTGTAAGTACTATGTTCATAAATTCACAAGGCAATTAACTCAAAGAGAAACAAATTAAGGAGGTTTGACAATGTCCAAACTGCTACCCCCTCATGGAGGGAAAGGCTTGACTGTTTGTCTTCTGGAAGGAGCTGAAAGGGAAGCTGAGCTTAAAAAGGCCCAGGGTCTGAAAAAGGTTGAGATCAGCCGTGGCGAACGTGGTGATCTGATCATGATCGGTACCGGTGGTTTCAGCCCTCTGGATGGCTTCATGACAAAGGAAGACTGGAAGGGTGTTTGTGAAAACTTTCTGCTGGCTGATGGAACATTCTGGCCTGTGCCGGTTAACCTGTCCGTTTCCAAGGAAGATGCCGACGCTGTCAAGGAAGGCGACGAGATCACTTTGTATTTCCCGGAAAAAGACGAAATCATGGCCACTATGAAGGTCACTCAGAAGTGGCAGAAGTCCGAAGCCGATAAAAAATGGGAATGCGAAATGGTCTACAAGGGTCAGGGCGAAGAAAGCGCTGATGACCAGTTCTGGAAGATCGCCATGGAAGACCATCCTGGTGTGCAGCGGGTAATGGCCGATAAGGACTACTTTCTGGCCGGACCGGTCAAGGTTCTTAGTGAAGGAGATTTCCCCACCAAGTTCAAGGGCACCTATATGCGTCCTGCTGATGCCAGGGCTGAGTTTGACAAGCGTGGTTGGGCCACTGTTGCTGCCCTGCAGCT
This genomic window from Desulfonatronovibrio hydrogenovorans DSM 9292 contains:
- the sat gene encoding sulfate adenylyltransferase, giving the protein MSKLLPPHGGKGLTVCLLEGAEREAELKKAQGLKKVEISRGERGDLIMIGTGGFSPLDGFMTKEDWKGVCENFLLADGTFWPVPVNLSVSKEDADAVKEGDEITLYFPEKDEIMATMKVTQKWQKSEADKKWECEMVYKGQGEESADDQFWKIAMEDHPGVQRVMADKDYFLAGPVKVLSEGDFPTKFKGTYMRPADARAEFDKRGWATVAALQLRNPMHRSHEHLVKIAIEVCDGGFIHSLIGNLKPGDIPAEVRIKCINTLIDGYFVKDNVVQGGYPLDMRYAGPREALLHATFRQNYGVSHMIIGRDHAGVGDFYTLFEAQEIFDRIPQPTEPGKALLCKPLKIDWTFYCFKCDGMASMRTCPHTKEDRVILSGTKLRKALSESQPVPDHFGRDEVLEILRDYYENLTEKVEIKMQKAASGSEMK